A window of Microbispora hainanensis genomic DNA:
CCTGGAAGGCGGCGGTCGAGTCGCTCGTGCCGTTGCGATCGGCGCCGAAGTCGTCGACCGACAGCGACCCGGCGGGCCGGGGGATCGCGTCCGGCACGAGCTCGAAGTCGGCGACGTCCACGACGAACCACGGCGCTGTCGAGGTGGAGGCCACCTGAATCCTGACCTTGGTCCCCGCCGCCAAGGTGGACCCGAACATCGTCCGCGTCTCGTCGTAGAAGTGGTGCGGCTTGTCGCCGGGCGAGTTGCCGAACGGATAGCCGCCGTAGAACCAGCCATACCGGGAGGTGAACTGCAGGTCCTTGAGCTTCGTCCCGTTGATCCGCAGATCGACCGGCGCCGTGATGCCCGTTCCGGCCGCGTTGTCCGGCACGCTGTAGCGCACCGTCATCGCGTTGGCGGGCTTGGGCAGGGTGAACTCGACGTACTCTCCCGGCGCGTCGAGCCGTACGGCCCGGCGGCCCGACGCCTCGGACGGCAGGTGGGTGTAGACGCGGTCCGGGCCGATCTGCTCGCCGTTGGTCGCGGCGGCCTCGGCCTCGATCTCCGTGAACGGCACGGTCGCGCCTCTTCCCGGGATGGAGAAGGGCGACGGCGAGGTCGCGGCCGACGAGGTGCCGGGGAACGCCACCACGGTCCCCACGGCGATCAGCGCCCCCGCCACCGCGACGGCGGCTCCGGATCTTCTCATGAGCTTCCTTTCCCGCATGCGAGACCCGGGAGATGCGGCGTGGACGCTGGACCGCCACACCTCCGAAGAAGGTGAGTGGCCCACACGATAAGTTGACGAACATCCAACTGCAATATTGCGACGAGAATTCGCAAGATGACATGCGCGTTACGTCATCACATCTCCCCAGCACTCGGGCCCCTGGAACGCTCCCCATATCACCCCGAGGATCGCCGGACTCGTCCCGTGCCGATCACGTCAGCGGCGGGAGCCCCGCGGTCGCAAGACGGTGGCCTGACCTGCTGATCCTCCGCGCATGCGCAAGTGGATGAAAATGTTTGCGCGCGCTGTCGTATAGTTGCGTCCATGACACGACGGCTTGCGGAAGTGGCCAAGAAGGTGGGCGTGAGCGAGGCGACGGTGAGTCGCGTCCTCAACGGCAAGCCGGGAGTCTCCGACGCCACCAGAGAGGCCGTGCTCACCGCGCTCGACGTGCTGGGATACGAACGCCCCACCCAGCTGCGCGGCGACCGAGGCCGGCTCGTCGGCCTGGTCCTCCCGGAACTGCAGAACCCGATCTTCCCGGCGTTCGCCGAGGTCGTCGGAGGCGCGCTGGCCCAGCAGGGGTTCACGTCCGTCCTGTGCACCCGGACCGTGGGCGGCGTCTCCGAGTCCGACTACGTCGACCTGCTCCTCCAGCAGCACGTCTCGGGCATGGTCTTCGCCGGCGGCCTGTACGCCCAGGGGGACGCCTCCCACAGCCACTACCGCAGGGTCCTCGACCGCAAGCTGCCGACCGTGCTGGTCAACGCGGCGGTCGAGCATCTCGGGTTTCCGCAGGTCTCGTGCGACGACGTCGCCGCCGCCGAGATCGCGCTCGCCCACCTCATGGCGCTCGGGCACCGCCAGGTCGCGATGCTGCTCGGCCCGCCCGACCACGTGCCGTCCCAGCGCAAGCTCGCCGCGTTCCGCGCGTACGCCTCCGCCAACGGCCTGGAACTCGGCCCCGACCACGTCGAGCACACGATGTTCTCGCTGGAAGGCGGCCACGCCGCCGCCGCGCGCATGGTCGCCGCGGGCGTGACCGGCATCATCTGCGCCAGCGACGTGCTCGCCCTCGGCGCCATCAGGGCGGCCCGCCGGGCGGGACTGTCGGTGCCCGAAGACGTCTCCGTCATCGGCTACGACGACTCCGCGCTGATGAACTGCGTGGACCCGCCCCTGACCACCGTCCGCCAGCCCATCGACGCCATGGGCCGGGCCGCCGTCGAGCTGCTCGTCGCCCAGATCGACGCGGCCGTGGTGCCCGGCGACGAGCTGCTCTTCGAGCCCGAACTCGTCGTCCGCGCCTCCACCGCCCCCGCCCCCCGCCCCTGAGCCCGGCCGCACAGGCTTGGCCACAGGTCAGCGTGGGGAACCTTGGCCATGCCGTTCAGCGCATGGACCTTGGGCGTGCTGGTCAGGGCGATGAACCTTGGTGGGGTCGGATATCGCATGGACCCTGGGCGTGCTGGTCAGCATGGGGGACCTTGGCGGTGCTGTTCAGCGTGCTGGATGTTGGCGGTGCCGGCCAGCGCATGGACCTTGGGCAAGTCGGTCACTGCGCCGGAAGGAACCTCCGGTCCTCGCGAAACCCGCTCCGCTGGGCCTTCGCTGCGGTCCTCGCTCCCTTCCGCTCCGCTCCCTCCACCCCGGTGCTCTGGCAGCGTGGTGGGGTTCCCCGGCACATCGATGATGACGCGGAGCGCGGGGGCGGGCGGGTGCGGAGGCCGGCGTAAGACCGTGCCCTGTACCACCGCGCCCGCGATGGCCGCTCCCGAGGCTCACCAGACCGCAACTATCACGGCCGGCCGGAGCACCCGCCCGCCCGTGAGCGGCGGTGGAGCGATGTGGTCGAGCACAGGGTGGGTGGAGCAACGGGTAGAGCAAAGCCTGGCCATGAGCGGTGGAAGCAATGTGGTTGGGCAAAGGATGAGTTGGAGCAACGGGTAGAGCAAAGCCTGGCCATGAGCGGTGGGAGCGATGTGGTCGAGCACAGGGTGGGTGGAGCAACGGGTGGGGCGAAGCCCGCCCGTGAGTGCGCCCGTGAGTGGTGGAGCGACGGGTAGAGCAAAGCCTGCCCACGAGCCTCAAGGAACCAACCAGGCTCGCGAGCACAACCAGCCGTACAAGCCGTGAGCACGACCAGCCGTACAAGCCGGGTCTAGCCTCACGAGCATGCTCGTGAACGCGCTTGCGGCCGTCGTGCCAGCTTGCCGATCATGGCCTGCCAGTTGCAGAGCGATCACTGTCACTTTTTTGCACAGTTAATGACGAACTATTGCTCACTCCTGCATGCCTCTGTATGTTTCTCGCAACCGAGCGGATCGGGGCGCTCCAGTCGGCCCCGAGCCGTGTGCTTCGACGGGTCGTGGTGCGCGGTTCCAGAAGGGAACGAGGATGAAATCCCACAAGCTCTCGATACTGCTGGTCTCGGGACTTGCCATTGCAGCGGCCGCGGCGTGCGGCACCGACGACAGCGGTAGCGGTGGCGACAAGGCGAGTGCGGCGCCGGGCAACGCCGGGCCGGTGTCGATCAGCGTCAACTGCGAGCCGCCGAAGACGAACAAGGCGGAGCGGGCGACCTTCGAGGAGGACCTTGCGGCCTTCCAGCAGCAGAACCCCAACATCAAGATCTCGAAGGTCACCGACGCCTTCCCCTGCTACGACCCGCGCACGTTCGAGCCCAAGCTGGCCAGCGGTGACCTGGAGACGGTCTTCTACGTCAACTTCCCCAACGTGGCCCGTCTGATCGAAAGCGGCCAGGCCGCCGACATCACGCCGTACGTCAACGAGATCAAGACGTTCCAGGACTACAACAACTCGATCGACCTGTTCAAGAAGGACGGCAAGATCTACGGCCTGCCGACCGACGGCTACGGCATGGGCCTCGTCTACAACAAGGAGGTCTTCACCAAGGCCGGGCTCGACCCGAACAACCCGCCCAAGACCTGGGCCGAGGTGCAGGCCGCCGCGAAGAAGATCGCCGGGCTCGGTCCCGGTTACGTCGGGTACGGCGAGTACAGCGGCAACAACGTCGGCGGCTGGCACTTCACCGCCTCCCTCTACGGCCGGGGCGGGTCGGTCCTCACCGACGACGGCAAGAAGGCCGCCTTCAACACCCCCGAGGGCAAGGCCGTGCTGGAGAACCTCCACCAGATGCGGTG
This region includes:
- a CDS encoding extracellular solute-binding protein, with translation MKSHKLSILLVSGLAIAAAAACGTDDSGSGGDKASAAPGNAGPVSISVNCEPPKTNKAERATFEEDLAAFQQQNPNIKISKVTDAFPCYDPRTFEPKLASGDLETVFYVNFPNVARLIESGQAADITPYVNEIKTFQDYNNSIDLFKKDGKIYGLPTDGYGMGLVYNKEVFTKAGLDPNNPPKTWAEVQAAAKKIAGLGPGYVGYGEYSGNNVGGWHFTASLYGRGGSVLTDDGKKAAFNTPEGKAVLENLHQMRWVDNSMGSQLYIDWPALMKAMAGGKMGMMLGAPDVLISLRNDFGGKFENYAITAQPEAKALFNGGAGYMINPKATPEQIKAGLKWIEYKFLTPGKGQFDYVRAKGANLTVGQPYPDLYRPDTESGKAVNDLRQQNANIDASQFAGWVEGSKGIPPKAEPGPYAQEIYKILDTPMSAVLTRKDANIDQLLSDAESKVNSLLASKS
- a CDS encoding LacI family DNA-binding transcriptional regulator is translated as MTRRLAEVAKKVGVSEATVSRVLNGKPGVSDATREAVLTALDVLGYERPTQLRGDRGRLVGLVLPELQNPIFPAFAEVVGGALAQQGFTSVLCTRTVGGVSESDYVDLLLQQHVSGMVFAGGLYAQGDASHSHYRRVLDRKLPTVLVNAAVEHLGFPQVSCDDVAAAEIALAHLMALGHRQVAMLLGPPDHVPSQRKLAAFRAYASANGLELGPDHVEHTMFSLEGGHAAAARMVAAGVTGIICASDVLALGAIRAARRAGLSVPEDVSVIGYDDSALMNCVDPPLTTVRQPIDAMGRAAVELLVAQIDAAVVPGDELLFEPELVVRASTAPAPRP